The following DNA comes from Streptomyces sp. Ag109_O5-10.
CGGGAGACGCGCCGCCGTTGTCGGTGGTCCTGGAGGACACGGATCCCTACCGGCACGCGCACCGCCATCCGGTGCTGCCCCGCCAGACGGCTGGGGAACTGCACGCCTGGCAGGTGTCGGTCGCCTCGGCGTGGGAGGTGGTGACGCGCCTCGTCCCGGAACGGGCGGCGGCCTGTGCCGCCCTGTGGACGGCGCTCGTGCCGCTGCGGCCGCCGTGGACCGGACGGGGGGTGAGTTCCTCGGCGCGGGAGGCCTACGGGGCGATCGCGGCCTCCTACACCGCCGATCCGGTACGGCTGGCCGAGACGGTGGTGCACGAGAGCGCGCACATCGCTTTCGGGGCCCTCGCCGATCTGGTCGATCTCGCGGATCCCGAGGACCGCACACTGCAGCAGGTCGGCTGGCGGGAGGACGCCCGCCCCGTCGGGTCCGTGCTCACCGGAACCCACGCCCACCTGGCGCTCCTGGAGTTCTGGAGCCGTCGCCACCGGGAACTGAGCGGCATGCAGGCCCGTGCCGCGCGGGCACGTCTGCACCATTACGGGCGGCAGGTCGCGGACGCCCTGGGGATTCTGCAGGTCCACCCCGCACTCACGCCCGTCGGTGCCCGCTTCGTCGCGAACATGGCGGACGAGGCGGCGCGCTGCGGCTTCCCGGTGCGTCCGCCACCCTCCCTGTGCCGCAGTGGTCCCCCACCCGTTCGGGTGGCGTCGCGGCAGGCGCCGGACCTGACGCGAAGGCGCGGACCTTCCTCCCCTGTACAGGGCGTGGCGGGCCCGGGCCGCGGCACGGCCGGGTGC
Coding sequences within:
- a CDS encoding HEXXH motif-containing putative peptide modification protein, which translates into the protein MTAPATLRMTVGDFAGVAACRPSPAALRVLRDGQVSRRLLMLMSVADTARSSRPEFWESWGAVAWELCLRARGADVRAFEDVLLHPHVGVWLGRCLRDLDDPRAAVRASAECARLTGLAAAAALRAGLRPHLALPAPDSLVWLPTLGSVRLTEGAREARLRGDVLDLAGRSVALVERDEPAPGDPALCAPRPLTATPPGDAPPLSVVLEDTDPYRHAHRHPVLPRQTAGELHAWQVSVASAWEVVTRLVPERAAACAALWTALVPLRPPWTGRGVSSSAREAYGAIAASYTADPVRLAETVVHESAHIAFGALADLVDLADPEDRTLQQVGWREDARPVGSVLTGTHAHLALLEFWSRRHRELSGMQARAARARLHHYGRQVADALGILQVHPALTPVGARFVANMADEAARCGFPVRPPPSLCRSGPPPVRVASRQAPDLTRRRGPSSPVQGVAGPGRGTAGCGGKTSDETTPGAG